From a single Drosophila sulfurigaster albostrigata strain 15112-1811.04 chromosome 3, ASM2355843v2, whole genome shotgun sequence genomic region:
- the LOC133845242 gene encoding plasma membrane ascorbate-dependent reductase CYBRD1-like produces MIVFKLLYHFSSNPKIEFNWHPFFMTIGFIYLYGNSILIYRAFYTLRKKTLKLIHAFIHMTAFILTVIALKTVFDSHDFANPSIPNMYSLHS; encoded by the exons ATGATCGTCTTTAAGCTTCTCTAT CACTTTTCATCGAATCCGAAGATCGAGTTTAACTGGCATCCGTTCTTTATGACTATTGGATTTATCTACTTGTATGGGAATTCTATTCTTATCTATCGCGCCTTTTACACCCTGCGCAAGAAGACGCTGAAACTCATCCACGCTTTCATACATATGACTGCCTTCATCCTCACTGTGATTGCCCTGAAGACCGTATTCGATTCTCATGATTTTGCCAATCCCTCAATTCCCAATATGTATTCGCTACACTCGtga